A stretch of Oncorhynchus mykiss isolate Arlee chromosome 26, USDA_OmykA_1.1, whole genome shotgun sequence DNA encodes these proteins:
- the LOC110506311 gene encoding phosphatidylglycerophosphatase and protein-tyrosine phosphatase 1-like, with the protein MGCTELYGELLWEWKAEGVEQLRLSTVDLTGVPSLENRASSVYVHCKAGRCRSATLAAAYIVQIHCWGPEEACQMLAPIRPHVIICSTQLETLRRYHQKVCGGGFHLRLLRGCQRTLLHSIRNCQMSFVKTNHILLEEFFDLELILLVFCYSTGSSALYN; encoded by the exons ATGGGTTGTACAGAGCTCTATGGAGAGTTGCTGTGG GAGTGGAAAGCCGAGGGGGTGGAGCAGCTGCGACTCAGCACAGTGGACCTAACCGGGGTGCCCAGTCTCGAAAACCGGGCCTCCAGTGTCTATGTCCACTGTAAGGCTGGACGCTGTCGCAGTGCTACACTAGCTGCTGCATACATCGTACAG ATACACTGCTGGGGTCCAGAGGAAGCGTGTCAGATGTTGGCCCCTATCCGACCACATGTAATAATTTGTTCTACACAGCTAGAGACGCTTCGGCGGTACCATCAGAAAGTCTGTGGCGGGGGGTTCCATTTAAGATTGTTGAGAGGCTGCCAGCGTACTTTATTGCACTCCATCAGAAACTGTCAAATGAGCTTTGTCAAAACAAACCATATTCTTCTTGAAGAGTTTTTTGACCTTGAGCTTATTCTTTTAGTGTTTTGTTACTCAACTGGATCAAGTGCATTGTATAATTAA
- the LOC110506312 gene encoding NADH dehydrogenase [ubiquinone] iron-sulfur protein 3, mitochondrial → MAASLVRFVRGGFSRTLNLANQSPCLLQARSEATETKPTVRPKDAVTHNQLAAFGEYVAEMLPKYVQQVQVTCYNELEVMIHPDGVIPVLTFLRDHSNAQFRNMIDLTAVDIPTRQNRFEIVYNLLSLRYNSRIRLKTYTDELTPVDSSVSVHNAANWYEREVWDMYGVFFANHPDLRRILTDYGFEGHPFRKDFPLSGFVEVRYDDEVKRVVAEPVELSQEFRKFDLNSPWEVFPAHREDKAPELPAGDKPADK, encoded by the exons ATGGCGGCATCGTTAGTGCGTTTTGTTCGCGGAGGTTTTAGCAGGACTTTGAATC TTGCCAATCAAAGCCCATGTCTCTTGCAAGCGAGATCCGAGGCTACTGAAACAAAAC CCACTGTCAGACCCAAGGATGCGGTCACCCATAACCAACTTGCAGCTTTTGGAGAATATGTGGCTGAAATGCTTCCTAAGTATGTGCAGCAAGTCCAG GTGACGTGTTACAATGAGTTGGAGGTGATGATCCATCCTGACGGGGTCATCCCTGTGTTGACCTTTCTGAGAGACCACAGCAACGCTCAGTTCCGTAACATGATTGACCTTACCGCAGTGGACATACCCACCCGCCAGAATCGCTTTGAG ATTGTGTACAACCTGCTCTCCCTGCGCTACAACTCCCGGATCCGTTTGAAGACCTACACCGATGAGCTCACCCCAGTAgactcctctgtgtctgtccacaACGCAGCCAACTGGTACGAGAGGGAG GTGTGGGACATGTATGGAGTTTTCTTCGCCAACCACCCTGACCTGAGGCGTATTCTGACAGATTATGGGTTTGAGGGGCATCCATTTAGGAAGGACTTCCCACTGTCTGGATTTGTGGAG GTGCGTTATGATGATGAGGTGAAGCGTGTGGTGGCAGAGCCTGTGGAGCTCTCACAGGAGTTTCGGAAGTTTGACTTGAACAGCCCGTGGGAGGTGTTCCCAGCCCACCGTGAGGACAAGGCACCTGAGCTGCCAGCTGGGGATAAGCCAGCTGACAAGTAA